Proteins encoded within one genomic window of Prauserella marina:
- a CDS encoding LLM class flavin-dependent oxidoreductase, with product MQFGIFTVGDVTTDPTNGTTPSEFERIKAMVAIALKAEEIGLDVFATGEHHNPPFVPSSPTTMLGYIAARTERLILSTSTTLITTNDPVKIAEDFAMLQNLADGRVDLMLGRGNTGPVYPWFGQDIRMGIPLAIENYALLHELWRKDVVDWEGRFRTPLQGFTSTPRPLDGVPPFVWHGSIRSPEIAEQAAYYGDGFFANNIFWPKEHFMRLIGLYRQRYEHYGHGSADQAIVGLGGQVFMRKNSQDAVREFRPYFDNAPVYGHGPSLEDFTEQTPLTVGSPQQVIDKTLSFRESFGDYQRQLFLMDHAGLPLKTVLEQLDLLGEEVLPVLRKEFADRRPAHVPSAPTHASLLTTKQNNTEAAVVGN from the coding sequence ATGCAGTTCGGGATCTTCACCGTCGGTGACGTCACGACCGATCCCACCAACGGGACGACGCCGAGCGAGTTCGAGCGCATCAAGGCCATGGTCGCCATCGCACTCAAGGCCGAGGAGATCGGCCTCGACGTCTTCGCGACGGGCGAGCACCACAACCCGCCATTCGTGCCCTCGTCGCCGACCACCATGCTCGGCTACATCGCCGCTCGCACCGAGCGGCTGATCCTCTCGACCTCCACGACGCTCATCACCACCAACGACCCGGTGAAGATCGCCGAGGACTTCGCGATGCTGCAAAACCTCGCGGACGGCAGGGTCGACCTCATGCTGGGCAGGGGCAACACCGGCCCGGTGTACCCCTGGTTCGGCCAGGACATCCGCATGGGCATCCCGCTCGCGATCGAGAACTACGCCCTGCTGCACGAACTGTGGCGCAAGGACGTCGTCGACTGGGAAGGCCGTTTCCGCACGCCGCTGCAAGGTTTCACCTCGACGCCGCGCCCGCTGGACGGCGTCCCGCCCTTCGTCTGGCACGGCTCCATCAGGAGCCCGGAGATCGCGGAACAGGCCGCCTACTACGGCGACGGTTTCTTCGCCAACAACATCTTCTGGCCGAAGGAGCACTTCATGCGGCTCATCGGCCTCTACCGCCAGCGCTACGAACACTACGGACACGGCTCGGCCGACCAGGCCATCGTCGGACTCGGCGGCCAGGTGTTCATGCGCAAGAACTCGCAGGACGCGGTGCGCGAGTTCCGGCCCTACTTCGACAACGCTCCCGTCTACGGCCACGGCCCTTCGCTTGAGGACTTCACCGAGCAGACGCCGCTGACCGTCGGCAGCCCGCAACAGGTGATCGACAAGACGCTGAGCTTCCGCGAATCCTTCGGCGACTACCAGCGCCAGCTTTTCCTGATGGATCACGCCGGTCTCCCGCTGAAGACCGTTCTCGAACAACTCGACCTGCTCGGCGAAGAGGTGCTTCCGGTGCTGCGCAAGGAGTTCGCGGACCGCAGGCCCGCTCACGTCCCGAGCGCGCCCACTCACGCCTCACTGCTCACCACCAAGCAGAACAACACCGAAGCAGCCGTCGTCGGCAACTGA
- a CDS encoding GNAT family N-acetyltransferase, with translation MTDISLRKGSQDDADLILRFFDEAVAWLTARGSEGQWGSTPWSRIPQRVERVRELAAEPGLAVAEIDGEPAGVIITSDRPTPYIEPAAEPELYVVLLLTSRAHAGNGVGRFLIDHAKRQAIQRGVDLMRVDCWAGGDGALARHYQKLGFTPAQRFTVGEWQGQVLEYRFGNVSH, from the coding sequence ATGACCGATATTTCACTGCGGAAGGGAAGCCAGGACGACGCGGATCTGATCCTGCGGTTCTTCGATGAGGCGGTCGCCTGGCTCACCGCGAGAGGAAGCGAAGGACAGTGGGGTTCGACGCCGTGGTCGCGGATCCCCCAGCGCGTGGAGCGGGTACGTGAACTCGCCGCCGAGCCCGGACTCGCCGTCGCCGAGATCGATGGCGAGCCCGCCGGGGTCATCATCACCAGTGATCGGCCCACCCCCTACATCGAGCCCGCCGCCGAGCCAGAGTTGTACGTCGTTCTGTTGCTGACCTCCAGGGCGCACGCCGGCAACGGCGTCGGCCGGTTTCTCATCGACCACGCCAAGCGGCAAGCGATTCAGCGCGGAGTCGACCTCATGCGGGTCGACTGCTGGGCAGGCGGCGACGGCGCGCTCGCCAGGCACTATCAGAAGCTGGGCTTCACGCCCGCGCAACGGTTCACCGTCGGCGAATGGCAGGGCCAGGTGCTGGAGTACCGCTTCGGTAACGTGTCTCACTGA
- a CDS encoding AMED_5909 family protein produces MGRSNGGESLSQKGWRLAKQARTLRQAHEALGALVPSEGASSAARQEFYRRSAAVYAAVAETDRGHHHEALYWAERERRKAEELTQR; encoded by the coding sequence ATGGGCAGGAGTAACGGTGGTGAATCGTTGAGTCAGAAAGGGTGGCGACTGGCGAAGCAGGCGCGCACGTTAAGGCAGGCGCACGAGGCGCTTGGTGCGCTGGTTCCCAGTGAGGGTGCTTCGTCTGCGGCTCGGCAAGAGTTCTACCGGCGCAGTGCGGCGGTGTACGCGGCGGTCGCGGAGACCGACCGAGGCCACCACCACGAGGCGCTGTATTGGGCAGAGCGTGAGCGGCGGAAAGCGGAGGAGTTGACGCAACGGTAG
- a CDS encoding DUF5919 domain-containing protein has product MADKPIVLKVLLRQKHLQGHRAFCKEYDKLAKQIEPDLVGSWPSKAQFYRWLSRDIQGLPYAHHCRILEAMLPGWTAEQLFQEHTGGIEFVPEPPNSASTGRPAKPPQPTMQGMADVTAVFPSRPAFSHEIPPHKLFDSAEQINMVGLSLNLLCQSYPDRSLLDLLESGTVVQCLFLSPDGRYIKEREQEEAHPQGVLSTLTTLNIQTLQRLHGKLSPEARGNLRIRTYDEAVRFNITVVDDATCVVQPYLPDARGVESPTLVIEKQPGPPGLFETFSQVFESMWARSTEVAT; this is encoded by the coding sequence ATGGCCGACAAGCCGATCGTGCTGAAAGTCCTATTGCGACAGAAGCACCTGCAAGGGCACCGCGCGTTCTGCAAGGAGTACGACAAACTCGCGAAGCAGATCGAGCCCGATCTCGTAGGGAGCTGGCCGAGCAAGGCGCAGTTCTACCGCTGGCTCTCGCGCGACATTCAGGGACTGCCGTACGCGCATCACTGCCGGATTCTGGAAGCAATGTTGCCGGGGTGGACCGCCGAACAGCTGTTCCAGGAGCACACGGGCGGTATCGAATTCGTACCCGAACCCCCGAACTCCGCCAGCACGGGCCGCCCGGCGAAGCCACCGCAGCCCACCATGCAGGGCATGGCCGACGTGACCGCCGTGTTCCCGAGTCGACCAGCGTTCTCGCACGAGATTCCACCGCACAAGCTCTTCGACAGCGCCGAGCAGATCAACATGGTCGGCCTGTCGCTCAACCTCTTGTGCCAGAGCTACCCAGACCGATCCCTGCTCGACCTCCTCGAGTCCGGAACCGTGGTCCAGTGCCTGTTCCTCTCTCCGGACGGGCGATACATCAAGGAACGCGAGCAGGAGGAGGCACATCCCCAGGGAGTGCTCTCGACGCTGACCACGCTGAACATCCAGACGCTGCAACGCCTGCACGGCAAGCTCTCGCCGGAGGCACGCGGAAACCTGCGCATCCGCACCTACGACGAGGCCGTCCGGTTCAACATCACCGTGGTCGATGACGCGACCTGTGTCGTGCAGCCCTACCTACCGGATGCTCGGGGAGTGGAGTCCCCGACGCTGGTGATCGAGAAGCAGCCGGGACCGCCGGGCCTGTTCGAAACGTTTTCGCAGGTGTTCGAGTCGATGTGGGCACGCAGTACGGAGGTCGCCACGTGA
- the map gene encoding type I methionyl aminopeptidase gives MIELKTPGEIDAMRIAGKVVATALREVREHAAVGTSLLELDEVAADVLAKAGATSPFLNYHPGWAPSAFPAVLCASVNDAVVHGIPTGYRLREGDLLSVDFGAGVDGWYGDAAISFVVGQADRRDLDLIATTERALAAGIAAAVEGNRLGDIGHAIGAVGRKAGYGLLADHGGHGIGRTMHEEPHVPNEGRRGKGLRLHKGMVFAIEPMFVAGGGDEYRTADDGWTLHTKDGSRAAHVEHTVAVTADGPRVLTAP, from the coding sequence GTGATCGAACTCAAGACGCCAGGCGAGATCGACGCGATGCGGATCGCGGGCAAGGTGGTCGCCACCGCGTTGCGGGAGGTGAGGGAGCACGCCGCAGTCGGCACCTCGCTGCTTGAACTGGACGAGGTCGCCGCCGACGTGCTCGCCAAAGCCGGGGCGACCTCGCCGTTTCTGAACTACCACCCGGGATGGGCGCCGAGCGCCTTCCCCGCCGTGTTGTGCGCCAGCGTCAACGACGCCGTCGTGCACGGCATCCCCACCGGCTACCGGCTCAGGGAAGGCGACCTGCTCAGCGTCGACTTCGGTGCCGGTGTCGACGGCTGGTACGGCGACGCCGCCATCAGTTTCGTCGTCGGCCAGGCCGACCGCCGCGACCTCGACCTCATCGCGACCACCGAACGCGCGCTCGCAGCTGGCATCGCGGCCGCCGTCGAAGGCAACCGGCTCGGCGACATCGGGCATGCCATCGGTGCCGTCGGCAGGAAAGCGGGCTACGGCCTGCTCGCCGACCACGGAGGGCACGGCATCGGAAGGACCATGCACGAGGAACCGCACGTACCCAACGAAGGCAGGCGGGGAAAGGGACTGCGGCTGCACAAGGGCATGGTCTTCGCCATCGAACCGATGTTCGTCGCAGGCGGCGGCGACGAGTACCGCACCGCCGACGACGGCTGGACGCTGCACACCAAGGACGGCAGCAGGGCCGCCCACGTCGAGCACACCGTCGCGGTCACCGCGGACGGCCCTCGCGTTCTGACGGCGCCATGA
- a CDS encoding inositol monophosphatase family protein: MKDLNALLAIAQEAANIGAKLMTTSAPGTVRAKGDRDYVTELDIKIQHEIQDHLRRATPDIDFLGEEEGGGTIDESTEHVWALDPIDGTSNFAHGIPLCATSLALVHRGEPVVGVIVAPFLNLRYHATKGGGAYCNDKPIHASETTDLSRAIVSIGDYATGPGAEEKNRRRFAVTQALAENVERVRMFGAASLDLAWVAEGRTDACVIMSNKPWDMASGGLLARESSASITDIDGLPHDFKSRTVVATTGHLKRPLVSIFGNPNI; this comes from the coding sequence GTGAAGGACCTGAATGCCTTGCTCGCGATCGCACAGGAAGCCGCGAACATCGGTGCGAAGCTCATGACGACCTCAGCGCCGGGAACCGTTCGCGCCAAGGGTGACCGCGACTATGTGACCGAGCTGGACATCAAGATCCAGCACGAGATCCAGGACCATTTACGCCGCGCGACCCCGGATATCGACTTCCTCGGCGAGGAAGAAGGCGGGGGCACGATCGATGAGAGCACCGAGCACGTGTGGGCGCTCGATCCGATCGACGGCACCTCGAACTTCGCCCACGGCATTCCGCTCTGTGCGACCTCGCTAGCCCTGGTCCACCGAGGCGAGCCCGTAGTGGGTGTCATCGTCGCGCCGTTCCTGAACCTGCGCTATCACGCCACCAAGGGCGGCGGAGCGTACTGCAACGACAAGCCCATCCACGCCAGCGAGACCACCGACCTCAGCCGCGCCATCGTCTCAATCGGCGACTACGCCACCGGGCCCGGAGCCGAGGAGAAGAACCGCCGCCGCTTCGCTGTCACGCAGGCGTTGGCCGAGAACGTCGAGCGGGTGCGCATGTTCGGTGCGGCGTCGTTGGATCTCGCCTGGGTGGCCGAAGGCCGCACGGACGCATGCGTGATAATGTCCAATAAGCCGTGGGATATGGCATCCGGCGGATTACTCGCACGCGAGTCATCCGCATCGATTACGGATATAGACGGGTTGCCACACGACTTCAAATCGCGAACAGTTGTCGCAACAACGGGCCACCTCAAGAGACCACTGGTTTCTATTTTTGGAAACCCTAATATATGA
- the trpS gene encoding tryptophan--tRNA ligase, whose amino-acid sequence MTESFSAARSRGAEVERAVESDPAAFRVLTGDRPTGKLHIGHYFGSLQNRVRLQRLGVELFVLVADYQVLTDRDVTEAVDANVEALLLDYLAVGIDPGEAVLFAHSAIPALNQLLLPFLSLVTVAELRRNPTVKEEITASRQSSVSGLMFTYPVHQAADILFCHANLVPVGKDQLPHLELTRLVARRFNERYGTLFAEPDALLSKAPSLLGTDGQKMSKSRNNAIPISATADETAALIRGAKTDSERDIHYDPGSRPEVSSLLLLAALCQDREPEAVASDIGGGGAGALKAVVTESVNEYFRPIRQARAGFAADPAQVRDILRRGNNRATEVAESTLADVRELMGMNY is encoded by the coding sequence ATGACGGAAAGTTTTTCCGCGGCGAGATCCCGCGGTGCCGAAGTGGAGCGGGCAGTCGAAAGTGATCCGGCGGCGTTCAGGGTGCTCACCGGAGACCGGCCGACGGGGAAGCTCCATATTGGACACTATTTCGGCAGTTTGCAGAACAGGGTGCGGCTTCAGCGGCTCGGGGTCGAGCTTTTCGTGCTCGTCGCCGACTACCAGGTGCTGACCGATCGCGATGTCACCGAGGCGGTCGATGCCAACGTCGAGGCCCTGCTGCTGGACTATCTTGCCGTAGGGATCGATCCCGGCGAGGCCGTCTTATTCGCGCACAGCGCGATTCCCGCGCTCAACCAGTTGTTGTTGCCGTTTCTGAGTCTGGTCACCGTAGCCGAACTCCGGCGCAATCCCACTGTGAAAGAAGAGATCACGGCAAGCAGGCAGTCGAGCGTCAGCGGGCTGATGTTCACCTATCCCGTGCATCAGGCGGCCGACATCCTGTTCTGCCACGCTAACCTTGTGCCCGTCGGAAAAGACCAGTTGCCGCACCTCGAACTGACGCGGCTCGTGGCGCGCCGGTTCAACGAGCGGTACGGAACCCTCTTCGCCGAACCGGACGCCCTGCTGAGCAAGGCGCCTTCGTTGCTCGGCACCGACGGTCAGAAGATGAGCAAGAGCAGGAACAATGCCATTCCCATCTCGGCGACGGCCGACGAAACGGCCGCGTTGATCCGAGGGGCGAAGACCGATTCGGAGCGGGACATCCACTACGATCCCGGTTCCCGGCCGGAGGTGTCCAGCCTGCTGCTACTCGCGGCGTTGTGCCAGGACCGCGAACCCGAGGCGGTTGCATCGGACATCGGTGGCGGCGGCGCCGGTGCCCTCAAGGCCGTTGTCACCGAAAGCGTCAACGAGTACTTCCGGCCGATCAGGCAAGCACGCGCGGGGTTCGCCGCCGACCCGGCACAGGTGCGTGACATCCTGCGCCGTGGCAACAACAGGGCGACCGAGGTCGCGGAGTCCACTTTGGCCGATGTTCGCGAGCTGATGGGAATGAACTACTGA
- a CDS encoding SgcJ/EcaC family oxidoreductase, which produces METKNAQSPVVKGPGTDADIAALKKVIEDTETAYNTNDAELMTKYFAAEASVVNAVGKRIVGREALLAANQQGLASFLKDQYVRYDVIEINFVRPDVALVHKQARATTSAGRLIDEDPAMLALYVLEKENDRWWIVVRQNTLVPS; this is translated from the coding sequence ATGGAAACGAAGAACGCTCAGTCTCCTGTCGTCAAAGGTCCCGGAACCGATGCGGACATCGCCGCGCTGAAGAAGGTCATCGAGGACACCGAAACCGCGTACAACACCAATGACGCCGAGCTGATGACGAAGTATTTCGCCGCGGAGGCGAGTGTGGTCAACGCGGTCGGCAAGCGGATCGTGGGCAGGGAAGCGCTGCTCGCAGCCAATCAGCAGGGGCTCGCGAGCTTTCTCAAGGATCAGTACGTGCGCTACGACGTCATCGAGATCAACTTCGTCAGGCCGGACGTCGCGCTCGTGCACAAGCAGGCGCGGGCGACCACCTCGGCGGGGCGATTGATCGACGAGGATCCGGCCATGCTGGCGCTCTACGTGCTGGAGAAGGAGAACGACCGGTGGTGGATCGTCGTGAGGCAGAACACGCTGGTTCCCTCCTGA
- a CDS encoding alpha/beta fold hydrolase → MTSPPMKLASAAFNVLDKVVHGGVADLRPVPRVLIDQGPNRSVYRLSGSSGEPAAAGPPVLLVPPLAAPALCFDLRRGCSLAEHLVDSGRRTYLVDYGSVAFADRGLGVEHWVEEVLPRTIRKVSADAGGQPVHIVAWCLGGIFSVLTAADRPELPVETISTIAAPFDFTAIPLVAPFRPLIEATGGHLLTPFYRMLGSAPSYVVSRVFKATGINKEITKPIAILRNLDDRDFLAQIEAVDHFMDNMAAYPGRTFGQIYHRFFRANDLAEGKVALGGRVISLSKIQVPTLVVAGENDMIAPRRAVQRLVGLLDEAPEVRYELAPGGHLGVLTGRGARDTTWRHLDEFLTDHIGS, encoded by the coding sequence ATGACATCACCGCCGATGAAGCTGGCTTCCGCCGCCTTCAACGTGCTCGACAAGGTCGTGCACGGGGGTGTCGCCGATCTGCGTCCGGTGCCGAGAGTGCTCATCGACCAGGGGCCGAACCGCTCCGTGTACCGGCTCTCCGGCAGCTCGGGCGAACCGGCGGCAGCGGGCCCGCCGGTGCTGCTCGTGCCGCCGCTGGCAGCTCCCGCGTTGTGTTTCGACCTGCGCAGAGGGTGCAGTCTCGCCGAACACCTCGTGGATTCGGGGCGGCGTACCTATCTCGTCGACTACGGCAGCGTCGCCTTCGCCGATCGCGGGCTCGGTGTCGAGCACTGGGTCGAGGAAGTACTGCCCAGAACCATCCGCAAGGTCAGCGCGGACGCGGGCGGGCAGCCCGTTCACATCGTCGCGTGGTGTCTCGGCGGGATCTTCTCCGTGCTGACGGCGGCCGACCGGCCGGAGCTGCCCGTCGAGACCATCAGCACCATCGCCGCCCCCTTCGATTTCACTGCCATCCCGCTCGTCGCGCCCTTCCGCCCGCTGATCGAAGCGACGGGAGGTCACCTGCTCACCCCGTTCTACCGGATGCTCGGCAGCGCTCCGTCCTATGTGGTCAGCCGGGTGTTCAAGGCGACCGGGATCAACAAGGAAATCACGAAACCGATCGCCATCCTGCGCAATCTGGACGATCGCGATTTTCTCGCCCAGATCGAGGCCGTCGATCACTTCATGGACAACATGGCCGCCTACCCCGGCCGTACGTTCGGACAGATATATCACCGGTTCTTCAGGGCGAACGATCTCGCCGAAGGCAAGGTCGCGCTCGGCGGCAGGGTGATTTCCCTTTCCAAGATTCAGGTTCCGACGCTGGTCGTCGCCGGCGAGAACGACATGATCGCCCCGCGAAGGGCGGTGCAGCGCCTCGTCGGTCTGCTCGACGAGGCGCCGGAGGTGCGGTACGAGCTGGCGCCAGGAGGGCATCTCGGCGTCCTCACCGGGCGCGGGGCTCGCGACACGACCTGGCGACACCTCGACGAATTCCTCACCGACCACATCGGGTCTTGA
- a CDS encoding Fic family protein, which produces MSVEDFLSGCPYSLPDGSDVAAELTRVRDVEARVSAKMQSAARKLMDAGAFADFYRGQRAREVYESNSIEGLGPSLPQTATILESNHADRISSAVGILHDHAFVDGLRRDAHLVEVLGLHGAKVLGESLLENMKSGRPMTEADIRQMHEMISLGERFAGRYKHWHVTISGDGVHEPHFPSDTPQAMHELVSWMARDTAMPGTIKASIVHAWLTHIHPFEDGNGRLARLIANLILAKVGLPPAIIAHNTQRAIYIDALGHSDTGGDILPLTGIFLDAIKRFGREIDKPHFLRRILRDDIGREKSNVFRSWQSSFNDFSSRLFGELQLRRFRIHDMGALDVQSFGLLSEQDASGATWLFVASKASLDLLVWVGYSSVNISGHVDSLVRYPSLFFSVRAGSYRTRPYRQAHPSEVGGMREVCVTPGNGRNVYAVVEDRVRFGGIVDSAAEIAERIDKGLTLRLSRLAG; this is translated from the coding sequence ATGTCCGTGGAAGACTTCCTGAGCGGATGTCCCTACTCGCTGCCGGACGGCTCTGATGTAGCAGCGGAACTTACGCGTGTACGTGATGTGGAGGCGCGTGTCTCCGCGAAGATGCAGAGCGCCGCGCGGAAGCTTATGGATGCTGGCGCGTTTGCGGATTTTTATCGCGGTCAGCGCGCTCGCGAGGTGTACGAAAGCAACTCAATCGAAGGCCTTGGTCCCTCATTGCCTCAGACGGCAACGATTCTGGAATCGAACCATGCGGACCGGATTTCCTCTGCGGTTGGAATTTTGCATGACCACGCCTTTGTTGATGGTTTGCGCCGCGATGCGCATTTGGTAGAAGTATTGGGTCTGCATGGCGCCAAGGTGCTCGGTGAGTCTCTGTTGGAGAACATGAAATCTGGGCGTCCGATGACGGAGGCAGATATACGTCAAATGCACGAGATGATTTCGTTGGGTGAAAGATTTGCTGGGCGCTACAAGCATTGGCACGTGACGATATCGGGAGATGGAGTGCATGAGCCGCATTTCCCAAGTGATACGCCGCAGGCCATGCATGAGTTGGTATCGTGGATGGCGCGTGATACGGCCATGCCGGGAACAATAAAAGCTTCTATTGTGCATGCGTGGCTGACACATATCCATCCGTTCGAGGATGGAAATGGTCGTCTTGCGCGACTGATAGCTAACCTCATCTTGGCGAAGGTGGGACTTCCTCCTGCTATCATCGCACACAATACCCAGCGTGCTATCTACATTGACGCACTTGGTCATAGTGATACTGGCGGTGACATCTTGCCGCTCACGGGAATATTTTTGGACGCTATTAAGCGCTTCGGGCGAGAGATAGACAAGCCGCATTTTTTGAGGCGTATCTTGCGTGACGACATTGGTCGCGAAAAGTCCAACGTTTTTCGCTCGTGGCAATCGTCTTTCAACGATTTCTCTTCGCGTCTATTTGGCGAACTGCAGCTCCGTCGCTTTCGCATCCATGATATGGGTGCGCTAGATGTACAATCCTTTGGCCTGCTCAGTGAGCAGGATGCCTCAGGTGCAACGTGGCTATTTGTTGCTTCTAAGGCTAGCCTGGATCTTCTGGTATGGGTTGGGTACTCGTCGGTAAACATAAGCGGCCATGTTGATAGCTTGGTTCGCTATCCGTCGCTGTTCTTTTCTGTGCGTGCAGGAAGTTATCGAACGAGGCCTTACCGGCAGGCTCATCCCTCAGAAGTGGGGGGCATGCGGGAGGTGTGCGTAACTCCCGGTAATGGTAGGAATGTTTATGCCGTTGTGGAAGATAGGGTGCGGTTCGGTGGCATCGTGGACAGTGCGGCTGAAATTGCCGAAAGGATTGACAAGGGACTAACGCTGCGATTGTCCAGGTTGGCGGGTTGA
- a CDS encoding FtsK/SpoIIIE domain-containing protein — protein sequence MSVHGSRWVDPAPLEIARPRLPWWTLLPRWVKVIISPVVLTWLVCWLLFQLGRVVVRYPLTVAVAVLVGWVQAAAGWWVLAFTLLAVVVVLGLWRWRHPLSFGRFVVPQPRTEFRRLSVYGCQWRMVMRLSDLVKTSRGKEYRPKLGRVRAEGWRDRVRVRMVKGQAPEQWELHASGLAHAFKARSCRVRVLKPGRLELDLVHRDPLVRPVPAPGLADDAASVDLKRVTVGQTETGKPWRLRLLGTHVLTVGVSGAGKGSLLWSIVWALVPLIRSGRVRLAGIDPKGGMELGQAPEVFGRVVFDNGPDAVALLEEIAATVKERASRYRGRLRAWTPETGDPFILLVVDELADVIAYQTDKNLRERANRAVQTITSQGRAPGVCVLGLLQDPRKEVVSFRHLFSTRIAMRCDEKAQVDMVLGDGVRERGATAHEISEHTPGVGWAKEDGRREPFRARAFHVTDSNLDELVTYVTGIPVHRADVLPFPATQDGMQSGGAAA from the coding sequence ATGAGCGTTCACGGTTCGCGGTGGGTCGACCCGGCACCGCTGGAGATCGCGCGGCCTCGGCTGCCGTGGTGGACTCTCCTTCCGCGCTGGGTCAAGGTCATCATCTCGCCCGTCGTGCTCACCTGGCTCGTGTGCTGGCTGTTGTTCCAGCTTGGTCGGGTGGTGGTGCGGTATCCGCTGACGGTCGCGGTGGCGGTGCTGGTGGGTTGGGTTCAGGCGGCTGCTGGTTGGTGGGTGCTGGCTTTCACGTTGCTGGCCGTGGTTGTGGTGCTGGGGTTGTGGCGGTGGCGGCATCCCTTGTCGTTTGGTCGGTTCGTGGTCCCGCAGCCGCGTACGGAGTTTCGGCGGTTGTCGGTGTATGGGTGTCAGTGGCGGATGGTGATGCGGCTGTCGGATTTGGTGAAGACCAGTCGTGGCAAGGAATACCGGCCGAAGCTTGGTCGGGTTCGTGCTGAGGGTTGGCGGGACCGGGTTCGGGTGCGGATGGTGAAGGGGCAGGCTCCGGAGCAGTGGGAGCTACACGCCTCCGGCCTCGCGCATGCGTTCAAGGCCCGCTCGTGTCGGGTGCGGGTGTTGAAACCGGGTCGGCTGGAATTGGATTTGGTGCATCGTGATCCGCTCGTGCGGCCGGTTCCCGCGCCCGGGCTTGCCGACGATGCGGCCAGTGTGGATCTCAAGCGCGTGACGGTCGGGCAAACGGAGACGGGTAAGCCGTGGCGGCTGCGGCTGTTGGGCACCCACGTACTGACGGTGGGGGTGTCGGGTGCGGGTAAGGGTTCGTTGTTGTGGTCGATCGTGTGGGCTTTGGTCCCGCTGATCCGCTCAGGCAGGGTGCGGCTTGCGGGGATTGACCCGAAGGGTGGTATGGAACTGGGTCAGGCGCCGGAGGTGTTTGGCCGGGTGGTGTTCGACAACGGCCCGGATGCCGTGGCGTTGTTGGAGGAGATCGCGGCCACGGTGAAGGAACGCGCGTCGCGATATCGGGGCAGGTTGCGGGCGTGGACCCCGGAGACGGGGGACCCGTTCATTCTCCTCGTGGTGGATGAGTTGGCGGATGTGATCGCCTACCAAACCGACAAGAACCTCCGCGAGCGCGCCAATCGGGCCGTGCAAACGATCACCAGTCAGGGCCGCGCGCCCGGTGTCTGCGTCCTCGGGCTACTTCAGGATCCGCGTAAGGAGGTTGTGTCGTTCCGGCATCTGTTCTCCACCCGGATCGCGATGCGCTGCGATGAGAAGGCACAGGTGGACATGGTTCTTGGGGATGGTGTCCGGGAGCGGGGCGCCACCGCGCACGAGATTTCCGAACACACCCCTGGCGTGGGGTGGGCGAAGGAAGACGGTCGGCGGGAACCGTTTCGGGCGCGGGCTTTCCATGTCACCGACAGCAACTTGGATGAGCTGGTGACGTATGTGACCGGGATACCGGTCCACCGTGCTGACGTCCTGCCCTTCCCTGCAACACAGGACGGGATGCAGAGCGGGGGTGCTGCGGCATGA
- a CDS encoding FMN reductase, with the protein MTTLKLAVVSAGLTEPSSTRLLADRLSEAASTRLTDEGRPVEVTVVELRDLAVDIANNFVAGFPSPKLAEAIEAVTVADGLIAVTPIFTASYSGLFKSFFDVIDNTALIGKPVLLGATGGTARHSLALEHALRPMFSYLRAIVVPTAVYAASEDWASRQESGLSSRVARAAGELAGLLTGSPSAGEPDEDVIVPFEQQLAALRNGAQ; encoded by the coding sequence ATGACAACGTTGAAACTGGCGGTCGTCTCGGCGGGACTCACGGAGCCGTCGTCGACGAGACTGCTCGCCGACCGGCTCTCCGAGGCCGCGAGTACGCGACTCACCGACGAAGGCCGCCCCGTCGAGGTCACCGTGGTCGAACTGCGCGACCTTGCCGTCGACATCGCCAACAACTTCGTCGCCGGTTTCCCGAGTCCGAAACTCGCCGAGGCCATTGAAGCCGTGACCGTGGCAGATGGTCTGATCGCGGTGACCCCGATCTTCACCGCCTCCTACAGTGGACTGTTCAAGTCCTTTTTCGACGTCATCGACAACACGGCGCTGATCGGCAAACCGGTGCTGCTTGGAGCGACGGGTGGCACGGCCCGCCATTCCCTCGCACTCGAACACGCACTGCGGCCGATGTTCTCCTATCTGCGCGCGATTGTGGTGCCTACGGCCGTCTACGCCGCGTCCGAGGACTGGGCGTCTCGGCAGGAATCGGGCCTCTCCAGTCGAGTCGCCCGCGCGGCGGGCGAGCTTGCCGGCCTACTGACCGGCAGCCCGTCTGCCGGTGAACCCGACGAGGACGTCATCGTCCCTTTCGAGCAGCAACTCGCCGCTCTGCGAAACGGCGCTCAGTAG